A part of Paenarthrobacter sp. A20 genomic DNA contains:
- a CDS encoding tartrate dehydrogenase, whose protein sequence is MTTHKIAVIAGDGIGKEVVPAAIECLERIAQLHSINLEFTHFGWGSDYYGEHGRMMPNDGLEQLSQHDAIFLGAVGSPEVPDAESLWGLLIPIRREFQQYINLRPVKTLDGVKSPLANKEPIDILIVRENNEGEYSEVGGRAYRGLPHETAVQETIFTRLGVSRAAHYAASLASTRKGHLTSATKSNGIIHTMPFWDEVVEETTRLYPHVTLSSELVDALAAHLVLKPWTFDVIVASNLLGDILSDLGSSVTGSIGVAPSANLNPEGDFPSLFEPVHGSAPDIAGKGLANPVGQIWSGAMMLQHLGHPEAAEHLQLAFESVLREGLGTRDVGGPSSTSEFTAAVLAAIDVLRAVVSLDASPAGKPATASS, encoded by the coding sequence ATGACGACCCATAAGATCGCAGTTATCGCGGGCGACGGAATCGGAAAAGAAGTTGTTCCCGCAGCCATTGAATGCCTCGAACGGATCGCGCAGCTCCACTCCATCAACCTTGAGTTCACCCACTTCGGCTGGGGCTCGGACTACTACGGCGAGCACGGGCGAATGATGCCCAATGACGGGCTGGAACAGCTGTCGCAGCATGACGCGATCTTCCTGGGCGCCGTCGGCTCACCGGAAGTTCCGGACGCTGAATCCTTGTGGGGCCTGTTGATTCCCATTCGCCGCGAATTCCAGCAATACATCAACCTCCGCCCGGTGAAAACGCTCGACGGCGTGAAGTCACCCCTGGCAAACAAGGAACCGATAGATATCCTCATCGTGCGTGAAAACAACGAAGGGGAGTACTCGGAGGTCGGCGGCCGCGCCTATCGCGGGTTGCCCCATGAGACAGCCGTCCAAGAAACCATCTTCACCCGTCTGGGAGTATCGCGTGCCGCACACTACGCAGCATCGTTGGCATCAACCCGGAAGGGTCACCTGACCTCGGCCACCAAGAGCAACGGCATCATCCACACCATGCCGTTCTGGGACGAAGTAGTGGAAGAAACCACCCGCCTGTACCCTCACGTGACGCTCTCGAGCGAACTGGTGGACGCGCTGGCTGCCCACTTGGTTTTGAAACCCTGGACCTTCGACGTCATTGTCGCCTCCAACCTGCTGGGCGACATCCTCTCCGACCTCGGCAGCTCCGTTACCGGTTCCATCGGCGTAGCCCCCAGCGCCAACCTGAACCCGGAAGGTGACTTCCCGTCCCTCTTCGAACCCGTCCACGGATCAGCCCCGGACATCGCAGGCAAAGGACTGGCCAACCCGGTAGGCCAGATCTGGTCCGGAGCAATGATGCTCCAGCACCTGGGCCACCCGGAAGCTGCCGAGCACCTGCAGCTGGCCTTCGAATCAGTGCTGCGCGAGGGCCTGGGCACCCGCGACGTCGGAGGACCCTCGTCGACCTCGGAATTCACTGCCGCCGTGCTGGCTGCCATCGATGTCTTGAGGGCTGTTGTCTCGCTGGATGCGAGCCCGGCCGGAAAGCCGGCAACGGCGTCGTCATGA
- a CDS encoding D-2-hydroxyacid dehydrogenase has protein sequence MTIAERKRPVVALLYREALPPGLDEIEELADVRLTTADGLAEAMDGADVLYQWHSFSPALRENWAAASSLKWVHVSAAGVSQLLFDDLINSDVVYTNSRGVLSRSIAEFTLGFVLDIAKDSQDSLRLQQARRWKHRVTRKIQGQRVLVVGTGSIGQEIAALFRAVGLRVSGAGRSSRPGDEYFDEIHSSRDLAVIVRDFDYVVLAAPLTEDTKYLVDANVLSAMKPTAHLINVGRGELVQTDALVDALRSGSIAGAALDVVHPEPLPPEHPLWSMNNVILTPHMSGDTEDYLDDLGKLFVENLWRFSRGEPLQNVVDKKLGFVPVP, from the coding sequence ATGACGATAGCCGAACGCAAGCGGCCGGTTGTCGCACTCCTGTATCGGGAGGCTCTGCCGCCCGGATTGGACGAGATCGAGGAATTGGCTGACGTGCGCCTGACCACGGCAGACGGCCTCGCTGAAGCAATGGACGGTGCGGATGTGCTGTACCAATGGCATTCCTTCTCGCCTGCACTGCGTGAGAACTGGGCTGCGGCCTCATCACTGAAATGGGTCCACGTTTCAGCGGCCGGCGTCAGCCAACTCCTCTTCGATGATCTGATTAACAGCGACGTTGTATACACGAACTCGCGTGGTGTCCTGAGCCGTTCAATCGCCGAATTTACGCTTGGATTTGTCTTGGACATCGCCAAGGATTCCCAGGACTCGCTGAGGCTCCAGCAGGCCCGGCGTTGGAAGCACCGGGTCACCCGGAAGATCCAAGGCCAGCGGGTGCTGGTGGTCGGGACAGGGTCAATCGGACAGGAGATCGCGGCCCTGTTCCGTGCCGTGGGCCTGCGCGTCAGCGGTGCCGGACGCAGCAGCCGACCAGGGGATGAGTACTTTGATGAGATCCACTCCTCCCGGGATCTGGCCGTGATTGTCCGCGACTTTGACTACGTTGTACTGGCCGCACCGCTGACCGAAGACACCAAGTATTTGGTGGACGCCAACGTCCTTTCCGCCATGAAGCCCACAGCACATCTCATCAATGTGGGGCGCGGAGAGTTGGTTCAGACTGATGCCCTGGTGGACGCACTGCGCTCGGGATCCATTGCCGGGGCCGCGCTCGACGTGGTGCACCCGGAACCACTGCCGCCTGAACACCCGCTATGGAGCATGAACAATGTCATCCTCACTCCACACATGAGCGGCGACACCGAGGACTACCTCGACGATCTTGGGAAGCTGTTCGTCGAAAACCTCTGGCGGTTCAGCCGGGGAGAACCACTGCAGAACGTTGTGGACAAAAAACTCGGGTTCGTTCCCGTTCCCTGA
- a CDS encoding CoA-acylating methylmalonate-semialdehyde dehydrogenase translates to MTLTINHFINGAESAGEGTSTRPVYNPATGQISAELRLANEADLNTTVAAAKKAAGSWGDISLAKRTAVLFKFRELVAAHVDELAELITAEHGKVLSDAKGEIGRGLEVIEFACGIPQLLKGDYSDQVSTGIDVFSFREPLGVVAGITPFNFPVMVPLWMAPMAIATGNAFILKPSERDPSASMLLAQLWKRAGLPDGVFQVLHGGKETVDGLLTHPDVDGISFVGSTPIAQYVHETATKHGKRVQALGGAKNHAIVMPDADLDNAADHLAAAAFGSAGERCMAISVAVAVGDAADLIVKKVEERALAVKVKNGTEPDAEMGPVITPASKERIVKIVTEAETAGAAMVVDGRDLVVPGHEDGFWVGPTVIDHVTAEMTAYTEEIFGPVLVVVRVADLDEGIRLINSNPYGNGTAIFTSSGANARKFQRSVTVGMVGINVPLPVPVAYHSFGGWKNSLFGDKHIYGPEGVSFYTRGKVITSRWPEPTHASGASYNFPSN, encoded by the coding sequence TTGACGCTCACCATCAACCACTTCATCAACGGCGCCGAGTCCGCAGGCGAGGGGACCAGTACCCGGCCGGTGTACAACCCGGCGACCGGCCAGATCTCCGCTGAACTGCGTCTGGCCAACGAGGCAGACCTGAACACCACCGTTGCTGCTGCGAAGAAGGCTGCCGGGTCGTGGGGCGATATTTCCCTGGCCAAGCGCACCGCGGTGTTGTTCAAGTTCCGTGAACTCGTCGCAGCGCACGTGGACGAACTCGCCGAGCTGATCACCGCCGAGCACGGCAAGGTCCTTTCCGACGCGAAGGGTGAGATCGGCCGTGGCCTGGAAGTCATCGAGTTCGCCTGTGGCATCCCGCAGCTGCTCAAGGGCGACTACTCCGACCAGGTCTCCACCGGCATTGACGTCTTCTCCTTCCGCGAACCGCTGGGCGTGGTGGCAGGTATCACGCCGTTCAACTTCCCGGTCATGGTGCCGTTGTGGATGGCCCCGATGGCCATCGCCACCGGCAACGCGTTCATCCTCAAGCCTTCCGAGCGTGACCCGTCCGCCTCGATGCTGCTGGCCCAGCTGTGGAAGCGGGCCGGCCTGCCCGATGGCGTGTTCCAGGTCCTGCACGGCGGCAAGGAAACAGTCGATGGGCTGCTGACCCACCCGGACGTGGACGGGATTAGCTTTGTCGGGTCCACTCCGATCGCCCAGTATGTCCATGAGACCGCCACCAAGCACGGCAAAAGGGTCCAGGCCTTGGGTGGGGCGAAGAACCACGCCATCGTGATGCCCGACGCGGACCTGGACAACGCCGCCGACCACCTCGCTGCTGCTGCTTTCGGTTCCGCGGGGGAGCGCTGCATGGCCATCTCTGTGGCCGTTGCTGTGGGGGACGCTGCGGATCTGATCGTGAAGAAGGTCGAGGAACGCGCCCTGGCCGTGAAGGTCAAGAACGGCACCGAGCCCGACGCCGAGATGGGCCCAGTCATCACCCCGGCCTCCAAGGAACGCATCGTCAAGATCGTCACCGAAGCCGAAACCGCCGGCGCCGCGATGGTGGTGGACGGCCGCGACCTGGTGGTCCCCGGCCACGAAGACGGTTTCTGGGTTGGGCCTACCGTGATCGACCACGTCACGGCCGAAATGACCGCGTACACCGAGGAAATCTTCGGCCCGGTCCTGGTGGTGGTCCGTGTCGCGGACTTGGACGAAGGCATCCGACTGATCAACTCAAACCCGTACGGCAACGGGACGGCGATCTTCACCTCCTCGGGTGCGAACGCCCGCAAGTTCCAGCGCTCCGTGACCGTAGGCATGGTCGGCATCAACGTGCCGCTGCCCGTCCCCGTGGCCTACCACTCCTTCGGTGGCTGGAAGAACTCCCTCTTCGGCGACAAACACATCTACGGCCCCGAAGGCGTCTCCTTCTACACCCGCGGCAAAGTCATCACCTCCCGCTGGCCCGAACCCACCCACGCCTCCGGCGCCTCCTACAACTTCCCCTCCAACTAA
- a CDS encoding NAD(P)-dependent alcohol dehydrogenase, which produces MPINAKAYVVSSPTSDLGPGAVERRDPGDFDVLIAIRFTGICHSDIHAARGDWAGVKYPLVVGHEITGVVQATGRKVTSHSVGDRVGVGCFVDSCRECANCREEGQQYCLQGATSTYNSFGRDGLPTAGGYSTSIVVDENYVLSIPDGISLEAAAPLMCAGITMYSPLRQWRAGPRKRVAIIGMGGLGHIGVKIASAMGAEVTVLSQSLKKQEDALRHGAHRYYATSEATTFEYLKGQLDLIINTVSADIDMDAYLSLLSMGGTMVLVGLPSKPLSQRAWSLIGMRRNLTGSKMGGIRQTQEMLEFCAANGLGAEVEVIPAHQINQAFERVMASDVRYRFVIDADTF; this is translated from the coding sequence ATGCCAATCAACGCCAAGGCCTATGTCGTTTCCTCTCCAACATCGGACCTTGGGCCTGGCGCCGTGGAACGACGGGATCCCGGTGACTTCGATGTGCTGATCGCCATCAGGTTCACCGGGATCTGCCATTCCGACATCCACGCTGCACGCGGCGACTGGGCAGGAGTTAAGTACCCTCTTGTGGTTGGTCACGAGATCACCGGCGTGGTGCAAGCTACCGGCCGAAAGGTCACCAGTCACTCAGTGGGGGACCGGGTTGGGGTAGGTTGCTTTGTTGATTCCTGCAGGGAATGCGCCAACTGCCGTGAAGAGGGGCAACAGTACTGTCTGCAGGGGGCAACGAGCACCTACAACTCGTTTGGCCGGGACGGCCTTCCAACTGCCGGAGGTTACAGCACAAGCATCGTGGTGGACGAGAACTACGTCCTGAGCATCCCCGACGGCATTTCCCTCGAAGCCGCGGCGCCCCTGATGTGTGCGGGCATCACCATGTACTCGCCGCTGCGTCAATGGCGGGCAGGGCCAAGGAAACGCGTGGCCATCATCGGTATGGGCGGACTTGGCCACATCGGCGTCAAGATCGCTTCTGCGATGGGAGCCGAAGTGACAGTCCTCAGCCAATCATTGAAGAAGCAGGAGGACGCCCTCCGGCACGGCGCACATCGCTACTACGCAACGTCCGAAGCCACAACCTTCGAATATTTGAAGGGCCAGTTGGACCTGATCATCAACACCGTCTCTGCGGACATCGACATGGATGCTTACCTGTCCTTACTCTCCATGGGCGGCACCATGGTCCTTGTGGGCCTTCCCTCGAAACCATTGAGCCAGCGTGCGTGGTCCCTCATTGGAATGCGACGAAACCTCACGGGTTCCAAAATGGGTGGCATCCGCCAAACCCAGGAAATGCTGGAGTTCTGTGCGGCCAACGGGCTCGGAGCGGAGGTGGAAGTCATTCCGGCGCACCAGATTAACCAAGCCTTCGAGCGGGTAATGGCGAGCGATGTCCGATACCGGTTCGTCATCGACGCCGACACCTTCTAA
- a CDS encoding ABC transporter substrate-binding protein, translating into MRTPGRSTAALGLAALLTLSGCGLSGGQPTTTEKLADTNQRIVVDNFRAPVANWAPESDAAYILSLSGCLETLTKYDSAEGKVVPFLATEWKQTSPLEWDFTVRDGVKFQDGTDLTAEAIAASLNHVLKAKVPARAFSPSVVSAVQAIDAKTVRVTTPEEDPLVPFRLASVNTGILASAAYAGATVDPFGHCTGPFTPVSEKAKQSLTLDRNENYWGGEVQLAGAEVRFITNGATRAAQVQTGEADISLSIPASALSTLGNAPGVSVLKADSPRTATLYMNNGKAPFNNIDFRKALRSALDLEALAASVYEGAALPAAGPYAPSEPWASTNASSPKQNVEEAKKLLASAGYTTEKPLEIIAIVERAEFADVATVIQDNLKSIGVPVSIQAKEYASAEPDVLAGNYDMILSQRNRLIDIADPIGFLTADYTCKGTYNLSHFCSEEYDAIVTEAARTSSTEERYKLYAKAGQLLDDQAVNLWLVNEQATDAVRSNVLSYVQDPLSRYVLTAQTAKSGS; encoded by the coding sequence TTGCGCACTCCCGGCCGATCCACGGCAGCCCTTGGGCTGGCAGCCCTCCTCACTCTTTCCGGTTGTGGCCTCAGTGGCGGCCAGCCGACGACCACCGAGAAGTTGGCGGACACCAACCAGCGCATCGTCGTGGATAACTTCCGCGCACCCGTGGCCAACTGGGCCCCCGAGTCCGACGCCGCGTACATCCTGTCATTGTCCGGCTGCTTGGAAACCCTCACCAAGTACGATTCCGCCGAGGGAAAAGTGGTTCCCTTCCTTGCTACGGAATGGAAGCAGACCTCACCGCTGGAATGGGACTTCACCGTCCGTGATGGCGTGAAATTCCAGGACGGCACCGATCTCACCGCCGAAGCTATAGCCGCTTCCCTGAACCACGTTCTCAAGGCAAAAGTGCCTGCCAGGGCGTTCAGCCCCAGCGTTGTTAGTGCTGTCCAAGCAATCGATGCCAAGACTGTTCGCGTGACCACGCCCGAGGAGGACCCACTCGTGCCGTTCCGCCTTGCGAGCGTCAACACCGGCATTCTGGCTTCTGCGGCTTATGCAGGCGCCACTGTTGATCCCTTCGGTCATTGCACCGGCCCGTTCACTCCGGTTTCGGAGAAAGCCAAGCAGTCTCTGACGCTGGACCGTAACGAAAATTATTGGGGCGGAGAAGTGCAGCTTGCCGGGGCGGAGGTCCGCTTCATCACGAACGGCGCAACACGCGCGGCGCAAGTCCAAACCGGCGAGGCAGACATTTCCCTGTCCATCCCGGCATCTGCCCTGTCCACGCTTGGGAATGCCCCCGGAGTCTCCGTGCTGAAGGCAGACTCACCGCGCACGGCCACGCTGTATATGAACAACGGCAAGGCTCCATTCAACAACATCGATTTCCGCAAGGCATTACGCTCGGCACTCGACTTGGAGGCGTTGGCCGCCAGCGTTTACGAGGGCGCTGCACTTCCGGCCGCCGGACCCTATGCGCCTTCAGAACCGTGGGCGTCAACCAATGCGAGCTCACCAAAGCAGAACGTTGAAGAAGCGAAGAAGCTTCTCGCTAGTGCGGGATACACGACGGAGAAGCCGCTGGAAATCATCGCGATCGTAGAGCGTGCAGAGTTCGCCGACGTTGCTACAGTCATCCAGGACAACCTGAAGAGCATCGGTGTCCCGGTCAGTATCCAAGCCAAGGAATACGCCTCCGCAGAGCCCGATGTTCTAGCCGGGAACTACGACATGATCCTTAGCCAGCGCAACCGGCTCATTGACATTGCCGATCCCATTGGCTTCCTGACGGCCGACTACACCTGCAAAGGCACGTACAACCTCAGCCACTTCTGCAGCGAAGAATACGACGCGATCGTCACCGAAGCAGCCCGTACCTCCAGCACAGAGGAACGCTACAAGCTGTATGCCAAGGCCGGTCAGCTGCTGGATGACCAGGCGGTAAACCTCTGGCTCGTCAATGAACAGGCCACCGACGCCGTTCGCAGCAACGTCCTGTCTTACGTCCAGGATCCGCTTTCCCGCTACGTCCTGACCGCCCAAACGGCCAAATCCGGCTCCTAG
- a CDS encoding ABC transporter permease produces MITFLAKRTATLMVAVLLSSFAVFLIPYVTPGDPVRKIIRSRVAEDVVDDATVRALGESLGLNDPLHVQYLRWLGDFFRGDMGLSHISRTPVVDQVMPALGITLSLVIVALGAAVVVSLPLGIVAALKQGSRTDKLITTVTQSFIAMPEYWLAPLLVLLFALKLSWLPSAGWNTASSIVLPAVTLALRPISFFTSVVRSGMIDALEAEHISAARARGLSHVQTVMRHVVPNGLVPLSTLFAVWFAGLLGGSVIVEVIFAIPGMGRLLFDAVVNSDIPLAQGGVVVVVALAVAITTLADFLHRILSPKVSGALA; encoded by the coding sequence ATGATCACGTTCCTTGCGAAGCGGACGGCGACCCTCATGGTCGCCGTATTGCTGTCGTCTTTTGCTGTTTTCCTGATTCCCTACGTCACCCCGGGCGATCCTGTCCGGAAGATCATCCGCTCCCGCGTCGCCGAGGACGTGGTGGATGACGCCACCGTTCGAGCCTTGGGTGAGAGCCTGGGACTCAACGATCCCCTTCACGTCCAGTACCTGAGGTGGCTGGGTGACTTCTTCAGGGGGGATATGGGGCTATCCCATATCAGCAGGACACCCGTGGTTGACCAGGTGATGCCCGCGTTGGGCATTACCCTCAGCCTGGTGATCGTCGCCCTGGGCGCCGCGGTGGTGGTGTCGCTGCCCTTGGGGATTGTGGCCGCGCTGAAACAAGGCAGTAGAACCGACAAATTGATCACTACGGTTACCCAGTCCTTCATCGCAATGCCTGAATACTGGCTGGCTCCGCTGTTGGTGCTCCTGTTCGCCCTCAAATTGTCCTGGCTGCCTTCTGCAGGTTGGAACACGGCCTCGTCCATCGTCCTGCCGGCGGTGACGCTGGCATTACGGCCCATTAGTTTCTTCACATCGGTTGTGCGCTCGGGAATGATTGATGCCCTCGAAGCAGAACACATCTCCGCCGCACGAGCCCGGGGGCTGAGCCACGTGCAAACCGTCATGCGGCACGTTGTTCCCAATGGCCTGGTCCCGTTGTCCACCCTGTTCGCGGTGTGGTTCGCGGGGCTGCTGGGAGGCTCGGTCATTGTGGAGGTGATCTTCGCGATACCAGGCATGGGCAGGCTCCTGTTTGATGCCGTGGTCAACAGCGACATCCCCCTGGCCCAAGGAGGCGTGGTAGTGGTAGTGGCGTTGGCTGTCGCGATCACCACACTTGCCGATTTCCTGCACCGGATCCTGAGCCCGAAAGTGAGTGGCGCCCTTGCGTAA
- a CDS encoding ABC transporter permease, whose protein sequence is MAPLRNRSAIDAAAVVILVLIVVAVAAAPWLAPFPPDDQNLAERLAPPSATHWLGTDHLGRDTLSRLLDGGRFSLLVAALATVLTGVIGLVIGVLSARRKGWMDEFFTRTNDVLLALPEMVVALFIVAAMGTGFTSLLVALTVTGWTPFARLARTLAYDISARGFVEAARVVGCSPSFIVVRHILPHLAAPMLGQATLRFGQLLISVGALSYLGLGVQPPQSDWGSMLAAAQPYAERAPWGIFAPGLAIFLVALCVTLIGQRASRRTGEPVDVLVAEGQHV, encoded by the coding sequence GTGGCGCCCTTGCGTAACCGTTCAGCGATCGACGCCGCCGCCGTCGTGATTCTCGTCCTGATAGTTGTAGCCGTGGCAGCTGCGCCATGGCTGGCACCTTTCCCTCCGGATGATCAAAACCTCGCCGAACGTCTTGCACCGCCCAGCGCCACGCACTGGCTGGGAACGGACCACCTCGGGCGGGACACCCTCAGCCGCTTGCTCGACGGCGGTCGCTTCTCTTTGCTGGTTGCCGCACTGGCCACCGTGCTCACCGGCGTCATAGGTTTGGTGATCGGTGTCCTCAGCGCCCGCCGCAAAGGCTGGATGGATGAGTTCTTCACCCGCACCAATGACGTCCTGCTCGCGTTGCCTGAGATGGTGGTGGCGCTCTTCATTGTGGCTGCGATGGGGACCGGCTTCACGTCGCTGTTGGTGGCGCTGACCGTGACAGGGTGGACGCCGTTTGCGCGGCTGGCCCGGACTCTGGCCTATGACATCTCGGCACGCGGCTTCGTGGAAGCAGCGCGGGTGGTCGGTTGTTCGCCGTCGTTCATTGTGGTCCGGCACATCCTGCCGCATCTGGCCGCACCAATGCTGGGGCAGGCGACGCTGCGCTTCGGGCAACTGCTGATCAGCGTGGGTGCCTTGTCTTACCTGGGGCTTGGCGTCCAACCGCCGCAGTCTGACTGGGGATCGATGCTGGCTGCCGCCCAGCCGTATGCGGAGAGGGCGCCGTGGGGCATCTTTGCTCCCGGCCTCGCCATCTTCCTGGTGGCATTGTGTGTGACCCTTATCGGCCAGCGGGCATCACGTCGGACCGGTGAACCCGTGGACGTTCTTGTGGCGGAGGGCCAGCATGTCTGA
- a CDS encoding ABC transporter ATP-binding protein has translation MSELIVEDLTVRSTATQRTVLSKVSFSVKPGEFVALVGGSGSGKTMTARSILQLLPGQLQIASGSIRHGGVDVGSAPEAELNRIRGGRLGMLFQQPKRMFNPNRTIGKHLKEPLKVHVGLRGRAADAKVHELLADVGFEDPAWGARAYPHQLSGGMAQRAMTAVALAGQPEILLADEPTSALDKVLEQQILELLDRQRIQRGLGILYITHNLASVAAFADRVLVMEAGGIVESGATEAVLGSPKTAYTRKLLDASNLTPTSTADTAATGRSVLTLTNVVKHFGSGKRRIWGGRERPALDSVSLDVKQGEILGVLGQSGSGKSTLARAIVGLEGISGGSITRALAAGATSAPTAVQLVFQEPHDSFDPRMTLRASLEAPLRPRKELTSAERSQRLEAAMVEVELDPDLLDRHPSQCSGGQLQRVTIARALLMEPEVLICDEATSALDALTQRTILDLLQRLHRERGMTLIVITHDMDVVRHMCQRVAVLFQGRLVELTGTKKFFADPQHQHSQDLVSAAIPCRGLHLKKIRAVS, from the coding sequence ATGTCTGAACTCATCGTTGAGGACCTGACTGTTCGCAGCACCGCAACACAGCGGACTGTGCTTTCCAAGGTGAGTTTTTCCGTAAAGCCGGGCGAGTTCGTCGCATTGGTGGGTGGTTCGGGCTCCGGCAAGACCATGACAGCCAGGTCCATACTGCAGTTGTTGCCTGGGCAATTGCAGATTGCGTCCGGCTCCATCAGGCACGGTGGTGTGGACGTGGGCAGCGCGCCCGAGGCAGAGCTGAATCGCATCCGGGGCGGTCGACTTGGGATGCTGTTCCAGCAACCCAAAAGGATGTTCAACCCGAACCGAACCATCGGCAAGCATCTTAAGGAGCCATTGAAGGTCCACGTCGGCCTTCGGGGCAGGGCTGCTGATGCGAAGGTGCACGAGTTGCTGGCCGACGTCGGCTTTGAGGACCCTGCGTGGGGGGCCCGGGCGTACCCGCACCAGTTGTCCGGTGGCATGGCGCAGCGTGCCATGACGGCCGTGGCCTTGGCTGGCCAACCCGAGATCCTGCTGGCCGACGAGCCGACCTCCGCGCTGGACAAGGTACTGGAGCAGCAAATCCTGGAGTTGCTCGACCGGCAACGGATCCAGCGTGGGTTGGGGATCCTTTACATCACGCACAACCTGGCCTCCGTGGCCGCCTTCGCCGATCGGGTGTTGGTGATGGAGGCCGGAGGGATCGTGGAATCGGGCGCCACCGAAGCTGTGCTGGGAAGTCCCAAGACTGCCTACACGCGCAAACTCCTGGACGCGTCCAACCTGACACCGACCAGCACCGCTGACACCGCGGCAACCGGGCGTAGCGTCCTGACACTAACTAATGTGGTCAAGCACTTCGGCTCCGGCAAACGTCGGATTTGGGGTGGCCGTGAGCGTCCAGCCTTGGACTCGGTCTCCCTCGATGTGAAGCAGGGTGAGATCCTGGGTGTTCTCGGCCAATCCGGATCCGGGAAGAGTACCCTTGCCCGGGCCATTGTTGGACTGGAAGGAATCAGCGGGGGAAGTATCACCAGGGCCCTCGCCGCAGGGGCAACGAGTGCCCCCACTGCCGTGCAGCTGGTGTTCCAGGAACCACACGATTCCTTTGACCCCCGGATGACGCTGCGCGCCAGCCTTGAAGCGCCGCTCCGACCGCGCAAGGAACTGACATCTGCTGAACGGAGCCAGCGGCTCGAAGCGGCTATGGTGGAGGTCGAATTGGACCCTGACCTGCTGGACAGGCACCCAAGTCAATGTTCCGGTGGCCAGTTGCAGCGCGTCACGATCGCCAGGGCACTGCTGATGGAACCCGAAGTGCTCATCTGCGACGAAGCCACATCCGCCCTGGACGCGCTGACCCAGCGGACCATTCTGGATCTGCTTCAGCGCCTCCACCGGGAGCGCGGAATGACCCTTATTGTCATCACCCACGACATGGACGTGGTGCGGCACATGTGCCAGCGGGTTGCTGTCCTCTTCCAAGGTCGCTTGGTGGAACTGACCGGCACCAAGAAGTTCTTCGCCGATCCGCAGCACCAACACAGCCAAGACCTCGTCTCAGCGGCGATCCCTTGCCGGGGGCTGCACCTGAAGAAGATCAGGGCAGTGAGCTAA
- a CDS encoding MBL fold metallo-hydrolase, translating to MTNNDPGKPRAAAPQFFLEPIIQQIHLPAGVAGALELDFDVRCFLAGGASGLVLIDAGLEGSASAIEQALGRLGAEWADITDLVLTHSHPDHVGGLAEVASKAPAAAIWAGGPDIPTIPSDTLIRPLSDGDHVRGMRTLLTPGHTAGHLSLLHDDSGVLFVGDTVGTTNGAMTRGPSQFTADAAEAERSLLKLSRLEPTRMIFSHGPEVPDPVAQLRRLLDQSVRD from the coding sequence ATGACCAACAATGACCCGGGAAAACCCCGTGCTGCTGCACCTCAGTTCTTTCTGGAGCCGATCATCCAGCAGATCCATCTGCCGGCTGGAGTAGCCGGGGCTTTGGAGTTGGACTTTGACGTTCGATGCTTTCTTGCGGGGGGCGCGTCCGGGCTGGTTCTGATCGACGCAGGGCTTGAAGGCAGCGCATCGGCGATAGAACAGGCGCTGGGACGCCTCGGAGCGGAATGGGCGGACATCACGGATCTCGTCCTGACCCACTCGCATCCAGACCATGTCGGCGGGTTGGCAGAAGTGGCCTCAAAAGCGCCCGCAGCGGCCATCTGGGCCGGGGGGCCCGACATCCCCACAATCCCATCAGATACACTCATCCGCCCGCTCTCGGACGGGGACCATGTCCGCGGAATGCGCACCCTACTGACACCAGGACACACAGCCGGTCATCTCAGTCTGCTCCACGACGACTCAGGCGTCCTGTTCGTCGGGGACACAGTAGGCACAACGAACGGGGCCATGACACGTGGTCCTTCCCAGTTCACGGCGGATGCCGCCGAAGCTGAACGTTCACTGCTCAAACTCAGCCGGTTGGAACCAACAAGAATGATTTTCTCGCATGGACCCGAGGTCCCCGACCCGGTCGCTCAACTCCGCCGGCTCCTTGACCAATCCGTGCGGGACTGA